From the Streptomyces nigrescens genome, one window contains:
- the fbaA gene encoding class II fructose-bisphosphate aldolase, protein MPIATPEVYNEMLDRAKAGKFAYPAINVTSTQTLHAALRGFAEAESDGIIQISTGGAEFLGGQYNKDMVTGAVALAEFAHVVADKYDITVALHTDHCPKDKLDGYVRPLLDISAERVAKGQNPLFQSHMWDGSAETLADNLAIGQELLAKAAAAKIILEVEITPTGGEEDGVTHEINDELYTTVDDALRTAEALGLGEKGRYLLAASFGNVHGVYKPGNVVLRPELLKDLQEGVGAKYGKAAPFDFVFHGGSGSTEQEIATALENGVVKMNLDTDTQYAFTRPVADHMFRNYDGVLKVDGEVGNKKTYDPRSWGKLAEAGMAKRVTEACANLRSTGTKIK, encoded by the coding sequence ATGCCCATCGCAACCCCCGAGGTCTACAACGAGATGCTCGACCGGGCGAAGGCAGGGAAGTTCGCCTACCCGGCCATCAACGTCACGTCGACGCAGACGCTGCACGCCGCACTGCGTGGCTTCGCCGAGGCCGAGAGCGACGGCATCATCCAGATCTCCACCGGTGGTGCGGAGTTCCTGGGCGGCCAGTACAACAAGGACATGGTGACCGGCGCGGTGGCGCTCGCCGAGTTCGCGCACGTGGTCGCCGACAAGTACGACATCACCGTCGCGCTGCACACCGACCACTGCCCCAAGGACAAGCTGGACGGCTACGTCCGTCCGCTGCTGGACATCTCCGCGGAGCGCGTCGCCAAGGGCCAGAACCCGCTGTTCCAGTCCCACATGTGGGACGGTTCGGCCGAGACCCTGGCCGACAACCTGGCCATCGGCCAGGAGCTGCTCGCCAAGGCCGCCGCCGCCAAGATCATCCTTGAGGTCGAGATCACCCCGACCGGTGGCGAGGAGGACGGCGTCACCCACGAGATCAACGACGAGCTCTACACCACGGTCGATGACGCGCTGCGCACCGCCGAGGCGCTGGGCCTGGGCGAGAAGGGCCGCTACCTGCTCGCCGCCTCCTTCGGCAATGTCCACGGCGTCTACAAGCCGGGCAATGTCGTGCTCCGTCCCGAGCTGCTGAAGGACCTCCAGGAGGGCGTGGGCGCCAAGTACGGCAAGGCCGCCCCGTTCGACTTCGTCTTCCACGGCGGCTCCGGCTCCACCGAGCAGGAGATCGCCACCGCGCTGGAGAACGGCGTGGTCAAGATGAACCTGGACACCGACACCCAGTACGCCTTCACCCGCCCGGTCGCGGACCACATGTTCCGCAACTACGACGGTGTGCTGAAGGTCGACGGCGAGGTCGGCAACAAGAAGACCTACGACCCGCGCAGCTGGGGCAAGCTGGCCGAGGCCGGTATGGCCAAGCGGGTCACCGAGGCCTGCGCCAACCTGCGCTCCACCGGCACCAAGATCAAGTAA
- a CDS encoding SRPBCC domain-containing protein has translation MEHEVYVPFPVGTVRQALTEPERVARCVPGVQLDADAAPHCPEGRLRLRIGSSTITYRGTLTVSAAADEGPGDDGAAAEVTVEAKGTEARGDGAVALTLAVRLSPATEPGPGTMLRCSGTVHRDGRLAEASDQSAATVGRRLLDRFAENLAGDLQRRPVADGGGPAGDADEAAGSGVFDTEVPPPSLDPDADDDPDGTADPVAAAEAGEDADAGDSADAFPSVHPEHGYGDEADRLAPAEAAHARRTMIGRSAEEVDHAPPRGRYAPVPAPESNGTSVTLRWAAPAAAVVLASAVVVGRVLRRRR, from the coding sequence ATGGAGCATGAGGTGTACGTTCCGTTTCCCGTCGGGACCGTGCGGCAGGCGCTCACCGAGCCGGAGCGGGTGGCGCGCTGTGTCCCAGGAGTCCAGCTCGACGCCGATGCCGCCCCCCACTGTCCGGAGGGCCGGCTGCGTCTGCGTATCGGAAGCTCCACCATCACCTATCGCGGCACGCTGACGGTCAGCGCCGCCGCGGACGAGGGACCCGGTGACGACGGTGCGGCCGCCGAGGTGACCGTCGAGGCCAAGGGCACCGAGGCGCGGGGCGACGGGGCGGTCGCGCTGACCCTGGCCGTACGGCTCTCCCCGGCCACCGAGCCCGGCCCCGGGACGATGCTGCGCTGCTCCGGCACGGTCCACCGCGACGGCAGGCTCGCCGAGGCCAGTGATCAGTCCGCCGCCACCGTGGGCCGCCGGCTGCTGGACCGCTTCGCGGAGAACCTGGCGGGCGATCTGCAGCGGCGGCCGGTGGCCGACGGCGGCGGACCGGCCGGTGACGCCGACGAGGCGGCCGGGTCCGGAGTGTTCGACACCGAGGTGCCGCCCCCGTCCCTCGACCCGGACGCCGACGACGACCCCGACGGGACGGCGGACCCCGTTGCGGCGGCCGAGGCCGGCGAGGACGCCGACGCGGGCGATTCCGCGGACGCGTTCCCTTCGGTGCACCCCGAGCACGGCTACGGCGACGAGGCGGACCGGCTCGCCCCCGCCGAGGCCGCGCACGCCCGCCGCACGATGATCGGGCGCAGCGCGGAAGAGGTCGATCACGCCCCGCCGCGCGGCCGGTACGCGCCGGTGCCCGCACCCGAGTCGAACGGCACCTCCGTGACCCTGCGCTGGGCGGCGCCCGCGGCCGCGGTGGTGCTGGCGTCCGCGGTGGTCGTCGGCCGGGTACTGCGCCGGCGCCGCTGA
- a CDS encoding MFS transporter, producing MSEPSAPGAVRLASAQGRWVLLTAVLGSGMALLDGTVVNVALPRIGEDLNADLAVLQWTVTAYLLTLSSLILLGGALGDRFGRRQVFVIGVVWFAAASLLCGLAPHAGVLIAARALQGVGGALLTPGSLALIQAVLHPDDRARGVGAWSGLGGVAAAVGPFIGGWLVDGAGWRWVFFLNVPLAAVCVPVALRHVPETRERGARAHRGFDVRGAVLGALALAGVTYALIAAPDGGTGPGVLVPAVAGVLLGVLFVQVERRRTDPMLPPAIFRIRQFSAINAVTVCVYAAFSGFFFLSVLQLQVVVGYSALQAGTALLPTTVLMLLLSARSGELGQRIGPRIPLTVGPLLCAAGLLLMMRVGQGASYFADVLPALVVMGAGMVTLVAPLTATVLASVDVDRAGLASGINNAAARAAGLMAVAALPLLAGFGPEAYRSADAFGAAFLRAMPLCAGVLVAGALIAWLTVRTDALRPEPGAEEPCHAKTTFHCGVTAPPLDPGETRKDNAPHEG from the coding sequence ATGAGCGAACCGAGTGCGCCCGGCGCGGTCCGGCTGGCCTCGGCACAGGGCCGGTGGGTGCTGCTGACGGCCGTGCTGGGGTCCGGGATGGCGCTGCTCGACGGCACGGTCGTCAATGTCGCCCTGCCCCGGATCGGCGAGGACCTCAACGCGGATCTGGCGGTCCTCCAGTGGACCGTCACGGCCTACCTGCTCACCCTCTCCTCGCTGATCCTGCTGGGCGGTGCGCTCGGCGACCGCTTCGGCCGGCGCCAGGTGTTCGTGATCGGCGTGGTGTGGTTCGCCGCGGCCTCGCTGCTGTGCGGGCTCGCACCGCATGCCGGGGTGCTGATCGCGGCCCGTGCGCTGCAGGGCGTCGGCGGGGCGCTGCTCACGCCCGGTTCGCTGGCGCTGATCCAGGCCGTCCTCCACCCCGACGACCGGGCACGCGGGGTCGGCGCCTGGTCGGGGCTCGGCGGGGTGGCCGCGGCGGTGGGCCCGTTCATCGGCGGCTGGCTGGTGGACGGCGCCGGCTGGCGCTGGGTGTTCTTCCTGAACGTGCCGCTGGCGGCGGTGTGCGTCCCGGTCGCGCTGCGGCACGTACCGGAGACCCGGGAGCGCGGGGCCCGCGCGCACCGCGGCTTCGACGTACGGGGCGCGGTACTGGGGGCGCTGGCACTGGCCGGGGTGACCTATGCGCTGATCGCCGCGCCGGACGGCGGCACCGGCCCCGGGGTGCTCGTCCCCGCGGTGGCCGGGGTGCTGCTCGGTGTGCTCTTCGTGCAGGTCGAACGGCGACGAACCGATCCGATGCTGCCGCCCGCCATCTTCCGTATCCGCCAGTTCTCCGCCATCAACGCGGTGACGGTCTGCGTCTACGCCGCCTTCAGCGGATTCTTCTTCCTGTCCGTGCTCCAGCTCCAGGTCGTGGTGGGGTACTCGGCCCTGCAGGCCGGTACCGCGCTGCTGCCCACCACCGTGCTGATGCTGCTGCTCTCCGCCCGCTCCGGAGAGCTGGGCCAGCGCATCGGCCCGCGCATCCCGCTCACCGTCGGACCGCTGCTGTGTGCCGCGGGGCTGCTGCTGATGATGCGGGTGGGCCAGGGCGCGTCCTACTTCGCCGATGTGCTGCCCGCGCTGGTGGTGATGGGCGCGGGGATGGTGACGCTGGTCGCGCCGCTCACCGCGACCGTGCTGGCGTCGGTGGACGTGGACCGGGCGGGCCTGGCCAGCGGCATCAACAATGCGGCGGCGCGGGCCGCGGGCCTGATGGCGGTGGCGGCGCTGCCCCTGCTCGCGGGCTTCGGCCCGGAGGCCTACCGCTCGGCGGACGCCTTCGGCGCGGCCTTCCTGCGCGCCATGCCGCTGTGTGCCGGCGTCCTGGTGGCCGGCGCACTGATCGCCTGGCTGACCGTACGCACCGACGCCCTACGCCCCGAACCGGGCGCCGAGGAGCCCTGCCACGCGAAAACGACCTTCCACTGCGGGGTGACCGCACCCCCACTGGACCCGGGCGAAACACGAAAAGACAACGCCCCACACGAGGGCTGA
- a CDS encoding DUF3151 domain-containing protein produces MPIHENLLGGPPPTHLPDDPEPRELLAAGTAPSDVAAKYPTSSLAWAQLADDAFEGGRVVESYAYARTGYHRGLDALRRAGWKGHGPVPFEHEPNRGFLRALHALARAAQSIGEQDEYERCSTFLRDSSPTAADTLS; encoded by the coding sequence ATGCCCATTCACGAAAACCTTCTCGGGGGACCGCCCCCGACCCATCTGCCCGACGATCCCGAGCCCCGCGAGCTGCTCGCCGCGGGCACGGCACCGTCCGATGTCGCCGCGAAGTACCCGACCTCGTCCCTGGCCTGGGCGCAGCTTGCGGACGACGCGTTCGAGGGGGGCCGGGTCGTCGAGTCGTACGCCTACGCCCGCACCGGCTACCACCGCGGCCTGGACGCGCTGCGCCGGGCCGGCTGGAAGGGCCACGGCCCGGTGCCGTTCGAGCACGAGCCCAACCGCGGCTTCCTCCGGGCGCTGCACGCCCTCGCCCGCGCCGCCCAGTCGATCGGCGAGCAGGACGAGTACGAGCGCTGCTCGACCTTCCTGCGGGACTCCTCGCCGACCGCGGCCGACACCCTCTCCTGA
- the pyrE gene encoding orotate phosphoribosyltransferase, whose translation MSDDVRGELLQQIKDKAVVHGKVTLSSGKEADYYIDLRRITLDGEAAPLVGQLMLDITADLDYEAVGGLTLGADPVATSMLHASAARGGRLDSFVVRKAQKAHGMQRRIEGPDITGRRVLIVEDTSTTGGSPLTAVEAAREAGAEVVAVATIVDRGAASAIAEAGLPYITGYQLGDLGLG comes from the coding sequence ATGAGTGACGACGTGCGCGGCGAGCTGCTGCAGCAGATCAAGGACAAGGCCGTGGTGCACGGCAAGGTGACGCTTTCTTCCGGCAAGGAGGCCGACTACTACATCGACCTGCGCCGGATCACCCTGGACGGCGAGGCCGCGCCGCTGGTCGGTCAGCTGATGCTGGACATCACCGCCGACCTGGACTACGAGGCGGTCGGCGGGCTGACGCTCGGTGCCGACCCGGTCGCGACCTCGATGCTGCACGCCTCCGCGGCGCGCGGCGGCCGGCTGGACTCCTTCGTCGTCCGCAAGGCGCAGAAGGCACACGGGATGCAGCGCCGTATCGAGGGCCCGGACATCACCGGCCGCCGGGTCCTGATCGTCGAGGACACCTCCACCACCGGCGGCTCGCCGCTGACCGCCGTCGAGGCGGCGCGTGAGGCGGGCGCCGAGGTCGTTGCGGTGGCAACGATCGTCGACCGTGGTGCCGCCTCGGCCATCGCCGAGGCCGGGCTGCCCTATATCACGGGCTACCAGCTGGGCGACCTCGGCCTGGGCTGA
- a CDS encoding aldose 1-epimerase — MSTDNTTQRAARTPEGVRLAAGDTELTVRPDHGCRIASLRVGGTELLRQGSRYGCFPMVPWCGRLAHGQFRNGGELHRMPLNAAPHAIHGTGRDLSWRTVRTSATEGVFTYDLADPAAPWPYPGRVTQLVELAEDGGSLTLTMGVEATADSFPGQAGWHPWFLRNLGEGGEDVYLDFAPEWQEERGADHLPTGRRIPQKPGPWDDCFGMPQGVAATLTWPGRLELKITSRAEWAVVYDEQEEAVCFEPQTGPPDGLNTLPRLVTPIDPLEISMTWSWRSLA, encoded by the coding sequence GTGAGCACCGACAACACCACGCAGCGCGCGGCGCGGACGCCGGAGGGCGTGCGACTGGCCGCAGGCGACACCGAATTGACCGTCCGGCCGGACCACGGCTGCCGGATCGCGAGCCTCCGCGTCGGCGGTACGGAGCTGCTGCGGCAGGGCAGCAGGTATGGCTGTTTCCCGATGGTGCCGTGGTGCGGCCGGCTCGCCCACGGGCAGTTCCGCAACGGCGGCGAACTCCACCGGATGCCGCTCAACGCCGCGCCGCACGCCATCCACGGCACCGGCCGCGACCTGAGCTGGCGCACGGTGCGGACGAGCGCCACGGAGGGGGTCTTCACCTACGACCTCGCAGACCCGGCGGCGCCCTGGCCGTACCCGGGGCGGGTCACCCAGCTCGTCGAACTCGCCGAAGACGGCGGCTCGCTCACCCTCACCATGGGCGTCGAGGCGACCGCCGACTCCTTCCCCGGGCAGGCCGGCTGGCACCCCTGGTTCCTGCGGAACCTGGGGGAGGGCGGTGAGGACGTCTACCTCGACTTCGCGCCCGAGTGGCAGGAGGAGCGGGGCGCGGACCACCTCCCGACCGGCCGCCGGATCCCGCAGAAGCCGGGGCCCTGGGACGACTGCTTCGGGATGCCGCAGGGCGTGGCGGCCACACTCACCTGGCCGGGCCGCCTGGAGCTGAAGATCACCAGCCGCGCCGAATGGGCCGTGGTCTACGACGAGCAGGAGGAGGCGGTCTGCTTCGAGCCCCAGACCGGCCCGCCGGACGGCCTCAACACCCTGCCGCGCCTGGTCACCCCGATCGACCCGCTGGAGATCTCCATGACCTGGAGCTGGCGGAGCCTCGCGTGA
- a CDS encoding tryptophan 2,3-dioxygenase family protein encodes MSQPSPTDPPDRGSTAPAGCPVSAGAAESDPPFAPDLSIGSSSTTPYEDYVQAGVLTHLQHPLSEDPGEMVFLVTTQVMELWFTVIVHEWRTAAEALRRDDLPVVMEALRRSTYELEALNAAWKPLARLTPAQFNAYRSALGEGSGFQSAMYRRMEFLLGEKSASMLVPHRGAPREHAELEKALQEPSLWDEVLRMLARRGWAVPEAVLQRDPAQRYEPDPAVEAVWAEIYAGSQDSELVRLGEMLTDIGELIRRWRNDHLVATWRAMGAKMGTGGSAGVAWLEKRARKNVFPELWTARSHV; translated from the coding sequence ATGTCGCAGCCGTCTCCCACTGATCCCCCGGACCGCGGATCGACCGCGCCCGCCGGGTGCCCGGTATCGGCCGGCGCCGCCGAGTCCGACCCGCCCTTCGCCCCGGATCTGAGCATCGGCAGCAGCAGCACGACCCCGTACGAGGATTATGTTCAGGCGGGCGTCCTCACTCATCTGCAGCACCCGCTCTCCGAGGACCCCGGCGAGATGGTCTTCCTGGTCACCACCCAGGTCATGGAGCTGTGGTTCACGGTCATCGTCCATGAGTGGCGCACCGCCGCCGAGGCACTGCGCCGCGACGACCTGCCGGTGGTCATGGAGGCGCTGCGCCGCTCCACCTACGAGCTGGAGGCGCTGAACGCCGCCTGGAAGCCGCTCGCCCGGCTGACCCCGGCGCAGTTCAACGCCTACCGCAGCGCGCTCGGCGAAGGCTCCGGTTTCCAGTCGGCGATGTACCGGCGGATGGAGTTCCTGCTCGGCGAGAAGTCCGCGTCCATGCTGGTGCCGCACCGTGGTGCGCCGCGGGAGCACGCCGAGCTGGAGAAGGCCCTCCAGGAGCCCAGCCTGTGGGACGAGGTGCTGCGGATGCTCGCCCGGCGCGGCTGGGCGGTCCCCGAGGCCGTGCTGCAGCGGGACCCGGCGCAGCGTTACGAACCGGACCCGGCCGTCGAGGCCGTCTGGGCCGAGATCTACGCCGGTTCGCAGGACTCCGAGCTGGTCCGGCTCGGCGAGATGCTGACCGACATCGGCGAACTGATCCGCCGCTGGCGCAACGACCATCTGGTCGCGACCTGGCGGGCGATGGGAGCAAAAATGGGTACCGGTGGTTCCGCGGGCGTGGCCTGGCTGGAGAAGCGGGCACGCAAGAATGTCTTCCCCGAGCTGTGGACGGCGCGAAGCCATGTCTGA
- a CDS encoding polyamine aminopropyltransferase: MIDPPESALTGAPSPPEAMTPARLPVPAGPGRLLVLAVVFVCAACGLVYELELVALATYLVGDSVTQASVVLSVMVFAMGVGALLAKRLRCRAAVGFGAVEAGLALVGGSSAMALYACYAWFGQSRSALVGFSLAIGILIGAEVPLLMTLIQRVRRQDAGGAVADLFAADYVGALVGGLAFPFLLLPGFGQLTGALLTGAVNVVAGAVLVLWLFRRDLSARARWALFGANALVLALLASGAALATPFERAARQAVYGSSARVAVQTGVQEVVMTGGTGAGAGAGRGRKGSGAPLALYLDGRLRVSAETEFRYHEALVHPAMAGGPHGRVLVLGGGDGLAVREILRYRSVRSVTVVELDPGVLRLARTDPGLARLNRHSLADPRVRVVTADAFEWLRQQGTGGPGRRAAPYDVIVSDLPDPGITASTKLYSQEFYGLAARLLARDGRLVVHAGPPVERSRLYWTVESTVRSVGLATVPYRLSGRPAAFSGGPDRSAGAVPQVDAEVPAAAPSAGNRYWGFVLAARHRPSFGLAPDAPPLTGLSAEELRAGRRAETHDRRAGLPASTLMHPRYLD, encoded by the coding sequence ATGATCGACCCGCCAGAGTCCGCTCTCACCGGCGCTCCCAGCCCGCCGGAAGCCATGACACCGGCGCGACTGCCCGTGCCGGCCGGGCCCGGCCGGCTGCTCGTCCTCGCCGTCGTCTTCGTCTGCGCCGCCTGCGGTCTGGTCTACGAACTCGAACTGGTCGCCCTGGCCACGTACTTGGTGGGCGACTCCGTCACCCAGGCATCGGTCGTGCTGTCCGTCATGGTCTTCGCGATGGGCGTCGGCGCGCTGCTCGCCAAGCGGCTGCGCTGCCGGGCGGCGGTCGGCTTCGGCGCGGTGGAGGCCGGCCTCGCCCTGGTCGGCGGCAGCTCCGCGATGGCGCTCTACGCCTGCTACGCATGGTTCGGCCAGTCCCGCTCCGCGCTCGTCGGCTTCTCCCTGGCCATCGGCATCCTGATCGGCGCCGAGGTGCCGCTGCTGATGACGCTGATCCAGCGGGTGCGCCGGCAGGACGCGGGCGGCGCGGTCGCCGATCTCTTCGCCGCGGACTACGTCGGGGCGCTGGTCGGCGGTCTGGCCTTTCCCTTTCTGCTGCTGCCCGGCTTCGGCCAGCTGACCGGCGCGCTGCTCACCGGCGCGGTCAATGTGGTGGCCGGCGCCGTGCTGGTGCTGTGGCTGTTCCGCCGTGACCTCAGTGCCCGCGCCCGCTGGGCGCTCTTCGGCGCCAACGCGCTGGTCCTGGCGCTGCTCGCCTCGGGCGCGGCGCTGGCCACGCCGTTCGAACGGGCCGCCCGGCAGGCGGTGTACGGCTCATCGGCGCGGGTCGCGGTGCAGACCGGCGTCCAGGAGGTGGTGATGACCGGCGGGACGGGCGCCGGAGCCGGTGCGGGGCGGGGGAGGAAAGGTTCCGGCGCACCGCTGGCGCTGTATCTCGACGGCCGGCTCCGGGTCAGCGCGGAGACCGAGTTCCGCTACCACGAAGCGCTGGTGCACCCGGCGATGGCGGGCGGCCCGCACGGCCGGGTGCTGGTGCTCGGCGGCGGCGACGGCCTCGCGGTGCGCGAGATCCTCCGCTACCGCTCGGTCCGCTCGGTGACCGTCGTCGAACTCGACCCCGGCGTCCTGCGGTTGGCGCGCACCGACCCCGGTCTCGCGCGCCTCAACCGGCACTCGCTCGCCGACCCCCGGGTGCGGGTGGTGACCGCCGACGCCTTCGAGTGGCTGCGGCAGCAGGGCACGGGCGGTCCCGGGCGGCGGGCGGCGCCGTACGACGTCATCGTCTCCGATCTTCCCGACCCCGGGATCACCGCGAGCACCAAGCTCTACTCGCAGGAGTTCTACGGCCTCGCGGCGCGGTTGCTGGCCCGCGACGGGCGGCTGGTGGTGCACGCCGGGCCGCCGGTCGAGCGCTCGCGTCTGTACTGGACGGTGGAGTCGACGGTCCGGTCGGTGGGCCTGGCGACGGTTCCGTACCGGCTGTCCGGCCGGCCCGCGGCCTTCTCCGGCGGCCCGGACCGCTCGGCGGGCGCCGTCCCGCAGGTGGACGCGGAGGTGCCGGCCGCCGCGCCCTCGGCCGGGAACCGGTACTGGGGCTTCGTGCTGGCGGCGCGGCACCGGCCGTCGTTCGGTCTGGCGCCCGACGCACCCCCGCTGACCGGCCTCAGCGCCGAGGAGCTGCGGGCCGGCCGGCGGGCGGAGACCCACGACCGGCGGGCCGGGCTGCCGGCGTCGACGCTGATGCATCCGCGGTATCTGGACTGA